The Sinorhizobium alkalisoli genomic interval GTGAGGAGGCTCTCCTTTGAGAAGCGCTCCGGCCGCGCCCCTTGGAAGGAATAGATCGACTGCTTCTCGTCGCCGACGGCGAAGATTGTCCTGTCGTCGGCGCGCGCCGTCTCGCCGGCGAAGAAATCGGCCGCGAGCGCCTGGATGATCGTCCATTGCGCCGGGCTCGTGTCCTGCGCTTCGTCGACGAGGATGTGGTCGATGCCCTGGTCGAGCTTGTAATGCACCCAGGCACCGACGTCGCTGCGGGAAAGCAGCGCCGCCGTTCGGTTGATCAGGTCCTCGAAGTCGAGCTGGCTGCGTGCTTTCTTGATCTCCTCATAGTCGCGGTCGAGTCTTTCGGCGAGGATGAGAGCGGCGCGCGTCGCCTCGCACATCCGCACTATGCTCACCCGGTCGGCACAGGCCGCGATGTGATTGCGCGCCTCCTCGATCAATGGCGCAAGATGCGGCGCTCGTCCAAGCATCGCCTTGTTGAAGAAGGCGGAATCCGCCTTCGGCTTGCCGCCGCCGTTGAAGAACAGCTTCAGCAGTCGGGCGAAGCGCTCTTCCGCATCATCGAGCCCGCAAATGGCCTTCAACCCTTCGGCGATCTCGATGGCCTTGACGCCGCCAAACTCGAGCGCCAGCGCGACATACTGATCGAGTGTCGCGCCGTTGAGGCCGGCGAGCGGCCAGACTTTGGCCATGACGCTTCTGGTCGTCTCGCCCGGCGCAACCCCGAGGGCGCTGCGAAGAGCCGCTTCAATTCCGCCCTCATCGGAAGCGCGGTCGAGAAAGCCGCGGATCTGCGTGCGATTGGCAATGATCGCCTCGAGCAGCTTCTCAAGACCGGTATCGTCGGCAAGGTCGAGCGCGGTGGCGAAGGCCGCCGCGAGCGCCGCCTCGCCCGGCCTGGCGGTGGCCGCCAGAAGCGCGCGCCGCGCATCGGCAAGCAGGACCGCGGCGGCGCGCTCGTCGAGCACGGAAAAGTGCCCCGCGACGTTTGCCTCCAGCGGGAACTGGTGCAGCAGCGCCTCGCAGAACGCGTGGATCGTCTGGATCTTCAGGCCACCGGGCGTTTCCAATGCCTTGGCGAAGAGCCGCCGCGCCTCCTGCATTTTTGCGAGCGTCGGCCGCGTTCCCTCGATCGCCGCGATCCGCTGTTCCAGCGTTGCGTCGTCGAGCGTCGCCCATTCGGCAAGCCGCTCGAAGATGCGGTTCGACATTTCGGAAGCCGCCGCCTTCGTATAGGTGAGGCAGAGGATGGCGGAAGGCCGGCAGCCGGCAAGCAGGAGCCGGATGACGCGCTGCGTCAGGACATGCGTTTTGCCCGAACCGGCATTTGCGGAGACCCAGGCCGAGCGGACCGGGTCCGAGGCGAGCGCCTGCTGTCCGGTCGTCCAGTCGATCCACGCTTTGGGCGTCCCGTCGGCGGGTCCGAAACGGTCACTCCTCATCGTCGTCCTCGCCGTCCGCCGTCGCCCATTCGGCGACGCGCGCCAGATGGTCGTATTCGCCGCCGTAGTCCCGCTCCTTCTGCACGATCAGCCGCGAGGCAAAGCCGTATCGGCCGCTTAACAGCGCGCCGAGAAGCTTTCGCAGTTCGGCGAGCGATTCCTCTGCAAGCTGGTCGGCCGTCTTCGTGTCCCTCGCCTTGCTGCTCTCGTTGTTGACCGTATCGACTGCAAAGCGGCTGCCGGGCTTCAGCCGCACATAGCTTAACGAATGGGGCGTTTCCGGACCGAGCGCTCCGAAAGCGCCAGCCTTGAGAGCGGCTGCTTCCAACGCCAGTTGCGGGTCGAGGAGGGCTCGCGCTTCCTTCGCCGAGGGGCTGGAACCGGTCTTGTAATCGATGATGTCGACAGTGCCGTTTCTCAACCGGTCCAGCCGGTCGGCTATGCCCGTCAGCATTATGTCGGCAAGGCCGATATCCATTGCCGCCGCAACCTCGGTAAAAGACTTGGCGATGCCGGGGCGGCGCTCCCGCTCCCAGAACAGGAACGCCCGCGCGACCGCTTCGAAGCGCGGCCGCCAGACCGTATCAATATGGGCGGGCAGCCTTTCCTCGTCGAAAGCTTCCTTGATCAGGCGGGCCATCGCCTCTTCCCCCTGGGGGGAAGAGGCATCGAACCCGCCCTTCACGAATCGCTCGACGATCCGGTGATAGAGCGAGCCGCGTTCGGCCGCGTCCGGATCGCAGTTGAACGGATCGAGCGGCGTAAGCCGCAAAATGCGGCGGGCATAGATCGAATAGGGGTCGCGGCGCAGGCGCGACACTTCGCTGAAGGAGTATTTGCGCGGCTGCAGATCGGCCGGAGGCTTTGGCTGCGGCCGTTCGGCAAGCGGCTGGCGCGAGCCCTCGTCGAGCATGCGCATCCATTGCAGATAGCTGGCGCCATTCGCCCTGAGCCGGCTCGCCAGCGCCTCGCCGCCGAGCGCCTGCAGGCGCTGCAGCCATCTGGAGGCCACCGTCGGTGCCGCGCCTTGGCGCATCGCGCGGGAGAAGATCAGCCGGCGGGTGCCGCAGGCCATCTGGAAGTCATGGGCGAGTTGGCCGATCCGCCGTTCTGGGGGTTCCAGGCCGATGCCGGATTTCATCGTGCGCGACAGGAAGGGGTCGTTCGAGGTCTGGCCCGGCCAACTGCCCTCGTTCATGCCGCCGAGCACGACGAGATCGACGCTTTGCAGGCGGGATTCCAGGGCGCCGAAGATGAAGACACGGGGATTGCGCATCGACCGTGGCTTCACTGCTTCGCTTGCGGCAAGCGCTTCGACGATGTCGCACCATTGCGATCCGTCCGCCTCCATCTGTCCCTCAGTCCCAATGATGCCGCTCAACAGCGCTGCCAATGCTTCGCCGGCTTCCGGTCCCCAAAGTTCGGCCAGGCTGCCGCGTTCGTCGATGACGACGGCTTCGAGCGCCCGGCCCGTCCGCTCGGCCCAATCGGCCAATGTCAGCGTCATGGAGCGCGGTCGGCCCTCGACAGGACGCGAGGTCAATGCGCCCGTCAGTGGAGCGACGGCGGAGGCAATCCGTCGGGCGAGAGCGCGTGCCAGGGCGATTTCATCGCCGCCCATTCCCGCTCGCCAGGGCGGTGGATGACGGTCGACGGTGTGTTGCGCAAGCGCCTTGTCGAGCACTTCTTCCAGCGCTGAAATCTCGGCGACTGCGGTGCTGCCGCGCAGTGCCAGGAGTTCCAGAGTGTCGGCGGCGCGGCGCGCCTCCTCTACGGCGTAGCCGAAGCGCGCCAGCGGGTGCTTGAGAAGGCCGACGAGCGGCACGGGATCATTCGGCCTGAGCGTCGCCTCTATCAGCAGGCGGGTAAGCGTGCCCGCCTGGGTCGCCGAAAGCGGGACGCCGGCGGAATCGTCGGCTTCGATGCCGAAACGGGCAAGCTCTGCGCCCACACGGCGTGCCAACCCGCGGTCCGGCGTGATAAGCGCCGCCTGGCTGTCCTCGTCGCCTTCGAGCGCGAGCCTGAGCGCAATGGCGATTGCCGTTGCCTCCTCGCGCTCGTTCGCGGCCTCGATCAGCGCTACGTCGGCAAAGGCCGCAAGAAGCCTCTCGCGGTCGAACTCATCGCGCGTCTCAGTCCAGCTGTCGGTAGCCTTCGCCGGCAGCAGCGCCCGTGAGAGGATGGCACTGCGATCATCGAGATCGCGAGCGACGTTCCCGAGCACCGGCACCTGGCGGCGCTCTGTCGCCATGCGCTGCAAAAGGCGCTGCAGTCCGTATTGGGGATGGGTGCGGCTGGCCGGATCTGTCGTGATGGAGCGATCTCCGGCAATCAGCCCCCATTCCTCGTCGCTCATCGCCTGGTCGAGACCGGGAAGCACGATGGTGCCGTTCGGCAGCGCCTTGACGGCCGCAATCAAGGAGGCAGTCGCGGGAATGGAGCCGGTCGAGCCGGCGATGATGATCGGTCCGGTTACCATTCCGGCGGCCATGCGCTGCGTTTCGGCCTTAAGCACCGCATTCCTGTGGCGCGCCGGCGAGGAATGCTTGATCTCCGCAAGCCGGTCCGGCCAGTAGGTTCGGGCGATCTTCAGGAAGGCGAGCGTCAACTGCCACCAGAGCGCATGTTCGCCGGCGTCGAGCCCGTCCAGCGCCTCCCAGTCGAGCTCCTCCGTTTCGATCGAGTCGATCAGTTCGGCAAGGTTGCGCGCCAGCCAGATGGCGTCGGCAGGGCTTGCCGGCGCGATCAGCGGACTTTCTGCATGGATCTCGAGCACCACCTGGGGCAGGCGATTGCGCCAGGCAAGGATCAGCCGTCCGAGTTCGATCAGCCGCGCCGTGCCGGAGAGCGGCGGCGCAAGATCGAGGATCGCCGGCACGTCCGCGTCGAAGAAGCCGCTGTCGTCATCCGTTTCGCCGAGAGCACGGATCGTCGGCAGGATTGCAGAGCGGCCGCCGAGCAGGTCCACGAATTCCGAGCGCAGCACGCGTGCCGCGCGCCGGGTGGGCAGAAAGATCGTCACGCCGGCAAGGCCGAGCGGGTTTGCTGGATCATACGCGAAATCCGGCATGAGCGTGCCGTCCAGGAGCGTTTCCGCCAGCGTTTTCAGAAAGGGCAGTCCGGGAGGAATCGTGTAGACGTTTGGTTCGCGTCCGGACACCCTATCCTCCAGGATGGAAGCGCCGGACGATCGCCTCGGCGTCCGCGATCGCCTCGGGCGTTCCGACGGTCATCCATTGGCCGTCGAGCATCAGACCGAAGAGGCGCCCCTTCGCGATGGCCCGGTCGAAATAGATGTTCAGGTTGAAGGCCTCTTCGGGCGCGTCGGCGAGTAGCCGCGAATCCATCGCGATCGCACCCGCGTAGATGACGGGCCGTTCCATGCCTTCCTCGTAACGCCTGAGCCTGCCCTCCGCGGTCAGCGAGAAATCCTTCTTGCCATTGTGGCCGGTCGTGTCCTCGATGCGCACACAGAGCAGCGCCATGTCCATGTGCTCCGGATCGTAGAATTCGGCGAGCCGCTGCAGGTTGCTCGGCCCCCCCGCTCTCTCGCCAACCCAGAAGAGATCGGCATTCATGACGAGGACCGGTCCGTCGTCGAGCAGCCTCAGCCCCTTGGCGAGCCCACCGCCGGAATTCATCAGCGCATCACGCTCGTCGGAAATCAGGATGCGCGGTATCGCCCGGCGCCTGAGATGCGCTTCCATCTGGTCGGCGAAGTGATGCACGTTCACCGCGGCCGTCGTGACGCCGGCGGCGGCGAGCAGGTCCAGCACGTAGTCGATCATCGGCTTGCCCGCGATCGGGACGAGTGGCTTCGGCAGCGCATTTGTGATCGGCCTGAGGCGTGTGCCCAGTCCGGCTGCAAGCACCATGGCATTGGTGATGGGCATCGTGTCCTAGTTGGCTGATTCGGGTGCCAGGATTCCAGCCTTAATGCACCATTCGCGCAAGGGTGTCAGCACCTCATGTCCGAGCGCCTGCTGTAGATAGGTGAAGGTGCGCGGCATGTGCTTCATATAGCCGGGCTTGCCGTCGCGCTGCATCAGCCGCACCCATATTCCCGCAAGCTTGCAATTGCGTTGCGCCGCCATCAGGTGCCAGTCGCGAAGGAACGCCGTTTCGTCGAAGGACCCGAGAACCTTGCGTTCGCTCATATAGCCGTCCATGAGGCGAGCGGCGAGATCGGTATCGATCGTCACGCGGGCATCCTGGACGAGCGAGGCGACGTCGTAGGCCGTCGGCCCGATCATCGCGTCCTGGAAGTCGATGAGGCCGATCCGGTCGAGTCCGCCGCGATCCCCCCGCCAGAGAACGTTCGGCGAGTGGAAATCGCGCAGCAGCAGGTTCTTCTCGCCGCCGCAAAGAATGTCGACGAGCTGGTCCCAGATGGCGAAATATTCACTGCGCTCTGTTTCGGATGCGGGCGCGCCGCGCTGCCACGGCAGATACCAGTCGATGAGCAGGCTCGTTTCGATCTTGATCGCCGTGCGGTCGAATTCGGGAATGTGATGGACGATGCCTTCCGCGATCGCAACCGCGCGCTCGGTCGGCTGCGCGTGAAGATGGGCGAGCAAGCGGGCGCTTTCGAGATAGCGCTCCGCGATCGGCCGGCCCTCGGCGTCGAGAATGCCTTCCGAACCCAGGTCTTCGATCAGGAGCAGGCCCTGGTCTAGATCGCGCGCAAAAATCGCCGGGGCGACGAACCCGCGCCGGCGCAGGAGCTCGGAAACGGCAACGAACGGAACCGCGTCCTCGGCGATATGGGCGAGCTGCTGGTAATATTTGCCGCCCTGGAGAATGGCCCCGGGCCTGTGCCTTGGCGCGTCCATCAGGATCGTTGTCGGCGCATTCTGCGCATGTATGCGCTCATAGGCCCGCACGGAAGCATCGCCGCTCAGGTGCCGCCGCCGCGCGTGCGGACGCCCGGCATCGGCCAGGAAGGCACGGATTGCGAGCGAGCGCGTGATCCGCTCGAAGGCCCCTGCGGGCGCCGATATCCGCACGCGGCGGCCGTCGCCCTCATGCGCGAGGGTCAGGGTTATGCGGTCGGCCGGCAGCGCACCCTCCGCCTTTTCGGGCCATTCGACGAGGCAAATACCCTCCGAGAGGGCTTCGTCGAATCCGAGCTCGGTGAGTTCGGAGGCATCGCCAAGTCGGTAGAGATCGAAATGGGCGACGGGAACACGAAGCTCGTAGCTCTGGACCAACGTGAAGGTCGGACTCGGCACCTCGAGTGCCGTGTCGTCCGCCATCGCCCTCAGGAAGGCGCGCGCAAAGGTCGATTTCCCGGCTCCGAGATCGCCCGAGAGGCCGACGCAGTCGCCGGCCTTCAGCGCCAGCGCCAGGTCTTCGCCGAGCTCGATCGTGGCCGCTTCGTCCTTCAGCAGGCGGTCGAGGGATCTCATCTATTCCGCCGCGATGATCTTCGGCATTTCGGCAGACGGAATGCGGCAGGTGACCTCCGTGCCTTCGCCCTCCTTGCTGCGAATGGAAACGGTGCCGTGATGCAGGCTGACGAAGCTTTCGACGATCGAGAGCCCGAGACCGGCGCCGCCGCGCTGGCCGTGGCTCTCGAAGCGGTTGAACACGGTGTTCAGAACGTCCTGAGGAATGCCGGGCCCGGTATCCGTGACCGAGAACATGAAGTCGCTGCCGTCGCGCCGGCATGTGAGGCCGACGACGCTCCCGTCGGGCGCGAAGTTGGCGGCATTGGTCAGAAGCTTGATGAAGATCTGCTTCAGCCGTTGCTGGTCGGCGACGATGCCGCCGAGATTGTCCGGCGCGTCGATCCGGAGCGTGATACCGCTTTCGACGAGGCGCTCGGCCATCTGCTGCGCCACGTCGTCGAGCAGGTCGAGTAGCTTCACCTCGGTGAGGTCCAGTTCGACGATGCCGGCGTCGACTGTCGCCAGGTCGAGGATGTCGTTGACGATCGTCAGGAGCAGCGACGAGGATGTGGCGATGTGGTCGACATATTCCGCCTGGCGCGAATTGAGCTCGCCGAAAGCCGGCGTCCTCAGGAGATCGGCGAAGCCGATGATGTTGGTCAGCGGCGAACGCAGCTCGTAGGAGACGTGGTGGACGAAGTCGTTCTTCAGCGCATCGGCCTTGCGCAAGGCGTCGTTTTTCTCCGTCAGCGCGCGTTCGACGCGTACGCTGTCGGTAATGTTGACGAAAGTCAGCATCGTCTGCGCGTTGGGAAGCGGAATCACCGCATAATCGAGGATGAGACCGGTACGCAGCTCCAGTATGCCTCGGCTTGACGGCCGCTCGTCGTCGAAGCTGGTGATGATGTGGGCGAAGCGCTTCCAGCCGTCCGGCTGGTCATAGGAGGGCAGGCATGCCTGCTCGACCGCGCGGATATGAGTGCCGGGCTTGGCCTCCGCTTCGCTGACGCCCCAGAGCGCCCGAAAGGCCGGATTGGACAGCCGGATGCGGCCATCCGGCCCGAACACGGCCACGCCTTCGGCGAGATGGTCGATGGTCTCGCCCTGGACCTGCACCAGCGTGTTGTAGCGGGTTTCGAGATCGACCTTTTCCGTAAGGTTCTCGAAGACCCAGGTCGCGCCGCCCTGCGGCCGTGCCGTGGCGAAGACGCGCAGCGTCTGGCCGTTTGGCAGGTGCCAAAGGTCGCTCTGGGTATCCGGCGCCTGGTAGACCGAAAGCGCATTGGCTTTCCATTGTTTCCAGTTGAGCTGTTCCGGCAGTTTCGCGCTGGCTCTCAGCCGGTCGAACAATTCGCCATTGTCGGGCTTGCGCTCCAGGAAGCCCATGTCGAGGTCCCAGAGGCGCTGGAAGGCCTGGTTGTAGAACTGCAGGCGCTGATGGCCGTCGAAGATCGCGACGGGCGTCGCCAGATGGTCGAGGGTTTCGGCGTGGCTCTTCAGCGTGCGTGCGAGTTCCTCGCGCACGGCCTCGATGCCGGAGACGTCGATCGCCATGCCCGCCGAGCCAGCAGGGCTGCGGGCGTCGACCACGTCGAAGAAGGTACGGTTGCCGCGCACCACGGTCGACACCTTGTCGCGGAACGGCGTGTCGAAGGTGGAGACGGAGCGGATCTTTTCGCGCGCCGCGGTCGCCAGCAGCTCGCGCCCTTCCGCCGTGGCCGCGGCGGGGCTGCGGGCCTCGACCGCCTCGGCATAGGCCTCGTTCACCCATTCGAGCTTGCCGTCGGGACTGCGCTGCCAGACGGGAAGATCGACCGCGTCAAGCAGGGTGCGGAAGGTGGAAAGCGAGGTATGCAGCCGGTCGCGTTCGAGCTTCAGCTCGGCAAGTTCGGCTCTCAGATTGTTGAGCGCGATGAAGCGCACGAAGGCCCGGCCGCCCGAAACGCGGCCCTGGGCTTCGAGGACCTCGTTGCGTTGCGTCTCGAGCACGAGATCGAAGCTTTGCGCATGCGCCCTTAGCATTTCGATCGCCTTTTCGAGATCGCTTGCCGATTGCGGCTTGATCCAGCGTCCGAAGGCAAGAAAATCGCGATCCTCCTGTGGCGCGCCGGTCTCGATGGGAAGCTGCCCAAGGAATTCCGGCCGTTCGGCAAGCCCGTCCCAGATGACGATGCGCCGGCTCTTGTCGGCAATCAGCGCCTGGAAACGGGAAATCCGCTGGTTGGCATCCGAGAGGTCCGACCGCAGCTGGCGGTTCTCCGCTTCGATATTCCCCCGCTGCCGGATAAGCCAGATCGCCGAAATCATCGCGGCGGAGATGACACCGATCAGCACGGAGAAGGTGACGACCTCGGACGAGCCGAAGATGGTTCTGGCCACCGGGGTCGACACCTCGGCCGCGGCATCGCTCGCCGCGAACAGCGCCGTGCAGGCGAGCAGCCGGAGCACCAGCCGCGGAGCCCCCTGCCACGCGGCTTTGGTCATGGATCGTTGCGTGATCATCGCGCCGCCGTCCTCAGGACGCCCGGCGAATTGGTTTTCAGCGCAATTGTGCGAAAAAGGGTTCGCGTCCGTTCCGTTTGCATCCCCGGTCTGTCTCCGTCTGTTTGCCGCATGTCCGACAAGACATCCCCACGCGCAACGCCGAGGACGGAACGGGAAGAAGTGCCATGCGGTCAAGTTTGACCGCCTTCACTTCTCGCGAACTAAGGCCGCACCAGCGTCACGAATCAATGAGTTAACCATACTTCTTTGACGATTCGGCGGAAAGTCTACGGTCCAAAAAAGCGGCCGCGATCTCTTGTCAAGATCGCGGCCACAAGATGTTGTGGATCGCCCGGGTAATGATTAGTACCGGTAGTGTTCGGCTTTGAACGGACCCTGGGACTTCACGCCGATATAGGCGGCCTGCTCCTCCGAGAGCTGGGTGAGCCTGGCGCCCAGCTTGGCGAGATGCAGGCGTGCGACCTTCTCGTCGAGCTGCTTCGGCAGCACGTAGACTTCGTTCTTGTAGTTCTCGCCCTTGGAGAAGAGCTCGATCTGTGCCAGGACCTGGTTGGAGAAGGAGGCGGACATCACGAAGGACGGATGGCCGGTGGCGTTGCCGAGGTTGAGCAGGCGGCCTTCCGAGAGCAGGATCATGCGATTGCCCTTCGGGAATTCGATCATGTCGACCTGCGGCTTGATGTTCGTCCACTTCAGGTTCCGAAGCGCGGAAACCTGGATCTCGTTGTCGAAGTGGCCGATATTGCCGACGATCGCCATGTCCTTCATCTCGCGCATGTGCTCGATGCGGATGACGTCCTTGTTGCCGGTCGTGGTGATGAAGATGTCGGCGGTGGAGACGACGTCTTCGAGTTGCACCACCTCGTAACCGTCCATGGCGGCCTGCAGGGCGCAGATCGGGTCGATTTCGGTTACCTTGACGCGGGCGCCGGCTCCCTTGAGCGAGGCGGCCGAGCCCTTGCCGACATCGCCATAGCCGCAAACGACAGCAACCTTGCCGGCCATCATTACGTCGGTGCCGCGGCGGATGCCGTCGACGAGCGACTCCTTGCAGCCATACTTGTTGTCGAATTTCGACTTGGTGACGCTGTCATTGACATTGATCGCCGGGAAGGGCAGCAGGCCTTTCGCCTGGAGCTGATAAAGCCGGTTGACGCCGGTGGTCGTCTCTTCCGTCACGCCCTTGATGGCATCGCGCTGCCTGGTGAACCAGCCGGGCGTTGCGGCAAGCCGCTTCCTGATCTGCGCGAAGAGGATTTCCTCCTCTTCCGAGCCGGGGTTCGACAGCACGTCCTCACCCGCTTCAGCGCGGGCCCCGAGCAGGATGTACATGGTCGCGTCGCCGCCATCGTCGAGAATCATGTTGGATACGCCGCCATCGGTCCACTGGAAGATCTTGTCCGTATAGGACCAGTAGTCCTCGAGCGTTTCGCCCTTGACCGCAAAGACCGGAATGCCGCGCGCGGCGATCGCAGCGGCGGCATGGTCCTGGGTCGAGAAGATATTGCAGGAGGCCCAACGCACTTCCGCGCCGAGCGCAACCAGCGTCTCGATCAGCACCGCGGTCTGGATCGTCATGTGCAGAGAGCCGGTGATGCGGGCGCCTTTGAGTGGCTGCGACGGACCGAACTCCTCGCGGCAGGCCATCAGACCCGGCATTTCCGTTTCGGCGATCGCAATTTCCTTGCGGCCGAAATCGGCAAGCCCGATGTCGGCGACGATATAGTCCTGAGTGGCGGTCATGGAGTTCTCCAGGCTGATCTTTTCGGCCGCACCGGCGGACGGGCCGTTTGGCGGCGTGGCATTGCGCCCCGCATTCAGGCGGGGAGCGTCCGTTTGGTCTATCAGGAATCGCCTGGCAGGGCAATGGTCATATAAAGAGGTCTTTATATGTTTATATCGGCGGCGGGCAGCATTCCAGAAGCCGAAGTCTTACATTTCCTCGCCGAACTTGTCGCGCACCAGCGCATCGAGGGCGTTGAGGGCCTCTTCCGCCTGCGAACCGCTGGCGCTGACGCAGACGCTGCAGCCGGTGCTCGCGGCAAGCATCATCAAACCCATGATCGACGTTCCGCCAACGGTCATGCCGTCTTTGGAAACGGTAATCTCGGCGTCATAGGCCTCGACCGTCTGGACGAACTTCGCCGAGGCGCGTGCATGCAGGCCGCGCTTGTTGATGATGAGCAGCTCGCGCGTCAATACCGTATCGGAAAGATGGTCCATCATTTTCCACTCAGCACGCGGCTGGCGACATTGATGTATTTTCGCCCCGCTTCCGAGGCTTCGACAAGAGCCTTGTCCATGTCGCTTTCGCCGCGCACGCCGGCGAGCTTGATCAGCATCGGCAGGTTGGCGCCGGCGATCACCTCGACGCTGCCGCTACGCATGACCGAAATGGCGAGATTGGAGGGCGTACCGCCGAACATGTCCGTCAGGATGATGACGCCGTCGCCCTCATTGGCGCTGTCGACGGCGTTGATGATGTCCTGACGCCGCTGGTCCATGTCGTCCTCGGGGCCGATGCACACCGTCTCGATTGCTTTTTGCGGACCGACGACATGTTCCAAGGCATGCCTAAACTCATCCGCCAGCTTGCCATGGGTGACAAGCACAAGTCCGATCATGGGTATCTTTGCTCCAACTGAATCCGCAACTCGTCGATGGGTGAGATATCGCAATGCAGCAATTTCGTCCACCTGTTGGGGCGGCCATCTTGGCAAGGAAAAGGCGAAGTGCAAGCCTAAAATGCCGAAAAAGCAGCCGTTTTGCTGTCGCATAGGGCTAAATGCCTAATTTTTCGGGCAGTATCGCGAGCAGCGCGTCGAGCGGCGAGAGAGGGCCTTCAACGGGAAGGCGTATCATTGGCAGGCCATTGCCAACTTGTAGATGCAATCGCTCCTGCTCCGGCGGCAGGCGGGGGTCATGCGGTGCCTTCACCGGCAGGATAGCCCAGTCGAGAATGCAGGCCGGGACGATGTCCACTGCGGCGATGCCGGCGCCGCGAATTTCGATCAGGCCGCGAATGGCGGCCGGGCAACGCGCCACGACGCGGCCGTTCTCCAGCGACAGGTCGACCCGGTCGTCGGCAACAAGTGCCGCAAAGCGCCCGCGGCGCCGCACCTGCGAAATCAAGGAGAGCGCCAGCGCCGACTTTCCCGAGCCGGAAGCGCCGGTCAAGAGAAAGCCGGTCGTGCCAAGCACGATCGCCGTCGCATGGATGTTGCAGCCGGCCGTCACGCGCTCTGCTCTGCAGGTAGCGACAAGACGAAGCGGGCACCAGTCACGCGACCGTCCTTGCCGACGATGTTCTCGGCCTTCAACGCGCCCCCGTGGGCCTCGGCAATCTGGCGCGAGATAGACAGGCCCAGGCCGGAGTTCTGGCCGAAATCCTCGCCCTCCGGCCGGTCGGTGTAGAATCGCTCGAAGATGCGGTCGATGTCCTCCGCCTGGATGCCGGGTCCGTTGTCCTCGACCGTGACGATGCAGCGCGACCGCGAGCGGCTCAGCCGCAGGATGATGCGACCGTTCGGCGTGGGCACGAAGGAGCGCGCATTCTCGATGAGATTGGTGATGATCTGGCTGATGCGCAGCTCATAGCCGCTGACGAAGAAATTCGCCTTCGGATTGTCCTTTCGGTCGATGACGAAGTCGAGCAGTACCGCTTTCTTGCTGCCGCGGACCTGCCGCGAGATGTCGACGAGGTCGCCGAGGAGTTTTTCCAGGTCGATCTTCTTCGCATCGCTCCGGGCAAGCTCGGCGTCGAGCCGGGA includes:
- the addB gene encoding double-strand break repair protein AddB — encoded protein: MSGREPNVYTIPPGLPFLKTLAETLLDGTLMPDFAYDPANPLGLAGVTIFLPTRRAARVLRSEFVDLLGGRSAILPTIRALGETDDDSGFFDADVPAILDLAPPLSGTARLIELGRLILAWRNRLPQVVLEIHAESPLIAPASPADAIWLARNLAELIDSIETEELDWEALDGLDAGEHALWWQLTLAFLKIARTYWPDRLAEIKHSSPARHRNAVLKAETQRMAAGMVTGPIIIAGSTGSIPATASLIAAVKALPNGTIVLPGLDQAMSDEEWGLIAGDRSITTDPASRTHPQYGLQRLLQRMATERRQVPVLGNVARDLDDRSAILSRALLPAKATDSWTETRDEFDRERLLAAFADVALIEAANEREEATAIAIALRLALEGDEDSQAALITPDRGLARRVGAELARFGIEADDSAGVPLSATQAGTLTRLLIEATLRPNDPVPLVGLLKHPLARFGYAVEEARRAADTLELLALRGSTAVAEISALEEVLDKALAQHTVDRHPPPWRAGMGGDEIALARALARRIASAVAPLTGALTSRPVEGRPRSMTLTLADWAERTGRALEAVVIDERGSLAELWGPEAGEALAALLSGIIGTEGQMEADGSQWCDIVEALAASEAVKPRSMRNPRVFIFGALESRLQSVDLVVLGGMNEGSWPGQTSNDPFLSRTMKSGIGLEPPERRIGQLAHDFQMACGTRRLIFSRAMRQGAAPTVASRWLQRLQALGGEALASRLRANGASYLQWMRMLDEGSRQPLAERPQPKPPADLQPRKYSFSEVSRLRRDPYSIYARRILRLTPLDPFNCDPDAAERGSLYHRIVERFVKGGFDASSPQGEEAMARLIKEAFDEERLPAHIDTVWRPRFEAVARAFLFWERERRPGIAKSFTEVAAAMDIGLADIMLTGIADRLDRLRNGTVDIIDYKTGSSPSAKEARALLDPQLALEAAALKAGAFGALGPETPHSLSYVRLKPGSRFAVDTVNNESSKARDTKTADQLAEESLAELRKLLGALLSGRYGFASRLIVQKERDYGGEYDHLARVAEWATADGEDDDEE
- a CDS encoding nucleotidyltransferase family protein, whose amino-acid sequence is MPITNAMVLAAGLGTRLRPITNALPKPLVPIAGKPMIDYVLDLLAAAGVTTAAVNVHHFADQMEAHLRRRAIPRILISDERDALMNSGGGLAKGLRLLDDGPVLVMNADLFWVGERAGGPSNLQRLAEFYDPEHMDMALLCVRIEDTTGHNGKKDFSLTAEGRLRRYEEGMERPVIYAGAIAMDSRLLADAPEEAFNLNIYFDRAIAKGRLFGLMLDGQWMTVGTPEAIADAEAIVRRFHPGG
- the tsaE gene encoding tRNA (adenosine(37)-N6)-threonylcarbamoyltransferase complex ATPase subunit type 1 TsaE; the encoded protein is MRSLDRLLKDEAATIELGEDLALALKAGDCVGLSGDLGAGKSTFARAFLRAMADDTALEVPSPTFTLVQSYELRVPVAHFDLYRLGDASELTELGFDEALSEGICLVEWPEKAEGALPADRITLTLAHEGDGRRVRISAPAGAFERITRSLAIRAFLADAGRPHARRRHLSGDASVRAYERIHAQNAPTTILMDAPRHRPGAILQGGKYYQQLAHIAEDAVPFVAVSELLRRRGFVAPAIFARDLDQGLLLIEDLGSEGILDAEGRPIAERYLESARLLAHLHAQPTERAVAIAEGIVHHIPEFDRTAIKIETSLLIDWYLPWQRGAPASETERSEYFAIWDQLVDILCGGEKNLLLRDFHSPNVLWRGDRGGLDRIGLIDFQDAMIGPTAYDVASLVQDARVTIDTDLAARLMDGYMSERKVLGSFDETAFLRDWHLMAAQRNCKLAGIWVRLMQRDGKPGYMKHMPRTFTYLQQALGHEVLTPLREWCIKAGILAPESAN
- a CDS encoding PAS domain-containing sensor histidine kinase, with the protein product MITQRSMTKAAWQGAPRLVLRLLACTALFAASDAAAEVSTPVARTIFGSSEVVTFSVLIGVISAAMISAIWLIRQRGNIEAENRQLRSDLSDANQRISRFQALIADKSRRIVIWDGLAERPEFLGQLPIETGAPQEDRDFLAFGRWIKPQSASDLEKAIEMLRAHAQSFDLVLETQRNEVLEAQGRVSGGRAFVRFIALNNLRAELAELKLERDRLHTSLSTFRTLLDAVDLPVWQRSPDGKLEWVNEAYAEAVEARSPAAATAEGRELLATAAREKIRSVSTFDTPFRDKVSTVVRGNRTFFDVVDARSPAGSAGMAIDVSGIEAVREELARTLKSHAETLDHLATPVAIFDGHQRLQFYNQAFQRLWDLDMGFLERKPDNGELFDRLRASAKLPEQLNWKQWKANALSVYQAPDTQSDLWHLPNGQTLRVFATARPQGGATWVFENLTEKVDLETRYNTLVQVQGETIDHLAEGVAVFGPDGRIRLSNPAFRALWGVSEAEAKPGTHIRAVEQACLPSYDQPDGWKRFAHIITSFDDERPSSRGILELRTGLILDYAVIPLPNAQTMLTFVNITDSVRVERALTEKNDALRKADALKNDFVHHVSYELRSPLTNIIGFADLLRTPAFGELNSRQAEYVDHIATSSSLLLTIVNDILDLATVDAGIVELDLTEVKLLDLLDDVAQQMAERLVESGITLRIDAPDNLGGIVADQQRLKQIFIKLLTNAANFAPDGSVVGLTCRRDGSDFMFSVTDTGPGIPQDVLNTVFNRFESHGQRGGAGLGLSIVESFVSLHHGTVSIRSKEGEGTEVTCRIPSAEMPKIIAAE